The Amycolatopsis coloradensis sequence CGCGTACTTCCCGCGTTCGCCGAGCTGCTCGACGAGACCGCGGTTCTCCAGGACACTCAGCAGGCGCGACGCCGTCGACTTGTGCACGCCGAGTTCGCCCGCGATCTCGGTGATCCCGGTTTCCCCGTTGCGCGCCAGCAGTTCCAGCACGCTGATCGCACGGTCGACGGACTGCACCTGACTGGGCGTTGCGTTCCCCGCGTCCTGGTTCCGCATGACGCAACAGTAGCCGTTTCGCCCGCATTCGCTCGGCTGAGTGGGCGAATCCCTTGACGTACCGGCCTCTCCGGGGTGATTGTTGCGCAGAGCACGTCCCGTCTCGTAATACGCAACATCAACAACCGTCGGTCCTTTCCCCGGAGGCCCCGATGATCCGTGCCTGCTCCGTCTCCGAACTGCCCGAAGGCGAAGCCCTCCGCCTGCCGGGCCCAGTTCCCGTCTCGGTCTTCCATGCCGAGGGCGCCTATTACGCCCTCGACGACACTTGCAGCCATCAGGACGCGTCGCTCGCGGACGGCTGGATCGAGGGCTGCTACGTCGAATGCCCGCTGCACGCCGCGCGATTCGAC is a genomic window containing:
- a CDS encoding bifunctional 3-phenylpropionate/cinnamic acid dioxygenase ferredoxin subunit is translated as MIRACSVSELPEGEALRLPGPVPVSVFHAEGAYYALDDTCSHQDASLADGWIEGCYVECPLHAARFDLRTGAPDCLPAKNAVRTYPVVIADGVIYVDTEARQEVA